From bacterium, a single genomic window includes:
- the greA gene encoding transcription elongation factor GreA: MAQISYLSKEGYDKIQKEIEYLIKVKRKEITKTIAHAREFGDIKENAEYNAAKEAQAMNEIRISELRDKLATARIIDDLDIPSDKVYIGATVILLDQDSGEEIKYTLVPESEADILEDKISVSSPIGKGLLGHAENEVVEIEIPAGKIVYKIIKITRD, translated from the coding sequence ATGGCACAAATATCATATCTGTCAAAAGAAGGTTATGACAAAATTCAAAAAGAGATCGAATATCTGATAAAGGTCAAGCGTAAGGAGATAACTAAAACCATTGCCCACGCAAGGGAATTTGGCGACATAAAAGAAAATGCCGAATACAACGCTGCAAAGGAAGCCCAGGCAATGAACGAAATAAGGATATCTGAACTGAGAGATAAACTTGCCACTGCAAGAATAATCGATGATCTTGACATTCCGTCAGATAAGGTTTACATAGGAGCAACAGTCATTCTTCTTGATCAGGACAGCGGAGAAGAGATTAAATACACTCTGGTACCTGAATCAGAAGCAGATATCCTTGAAGATAAAATTTCAGTATCATCACCAATCGGCAAGGGGCTACTTGGGCACGCAGAAAACGAAGTTGTTGAAATAGAAATCCCTGCAGGTAAAATCGTCTATAAAATTATTAAAATTACCAGGGATTAA
- a CDS encoding aminoacyl-tRNA hydrolase, which yields MIKLAVFLGNPGTEYRNTRHNAGRIIAGAFTASFSLSWQKKFKGLYAQLIKDGRKIHLLQPETFMNRSGESLKPCMDFFNIMPEEILVVHDEIELPFGYIDIKKGGGLGGHNGLRSIVQHIGTRDFYRFRIGVSRPQFGDVAGYVLSNFSKEEKSDLEKIITESEIAVTNFMFYDLDQTLKHYRKKSVLITSDKN from the coding sequence ATAATTAAACTTGCTGTATTCCTGGGGAATCCCGGAACAGAGTACAGGAATACACGCCATAATGCCGGAAGAATTATAGCAGGTGCATTCACTGCTTCTTTTTCTCTGTCATGGCAGAAAAAATTCAAAGGCCTTTATGCGCAATTAATAAAAGACGGCAGAAAAATTCACCTTCTGCAGCCTGAAACTTTCATGAACAGAAGCGGGGAAAGCCTTAAACCATGCATGGATTTCTTTAATATAATGCCGGAAGAAATACTGGTGGTTCACGACGAAATTGAACTTCCATTCGGCTATATTGATATTAAAAAAGGCGGGGGACTCGGAGGGCACAACGGATTACGGTCAATAGTTCAGCATATTGGCACAAGAGATTTTTACAGGTTCAGAATAGGAGTATCCAGGCCTCAGTTTGGCGATGTTGCCGGTTACGTGCTGAGTAATTTTTCTAAGGAAGAAAAATCTGATTTAGAAAAAATTATAACCGAAAGTGAAATAGCCGTCACAAACTTTATGTTTTATGATTTAGATCAAACTTTGAAGCATTATAGAAAAAAATCTGTTTTAATAACTTCTGATAAAAACTAA
- a CDS encoding cyclase family protein, producing the protein MEFIDLTRTMETGMPVFPGIDPPILQDSYSIADHGFNEKHLSLHSHTGTHCDAPAHILATGKTLDDIPLSHFFGRGMVIKTTDAVIGKEFLSSFESTLKKSDFLLLHTGWSSRWGHESYFSDFPVLAPEAAEWLSSFPIKGIGVDAISVDPADAGNLIIHRILLEKDIIIIENLMNLEKLPETGFTFSTFPLKIKNGDGSPVRAAAMF; encoded by the coding sequence ATGGAATTTATTGATCTTACAAGAACTATGGAGACAGGAATGCCCGTTTTCCCGGGTATAGATCCGCCAATTCTGCAAGATTCATACTCTATTGCAGATCACGGATTTAATGAAAAGCACCTCTCTCTGCACTCCCATACCGGAACCCACTGCGATGCACCTGCACACATTCTGGCAACCGGAAAAACTCTTGACGATATTCCGCTGTCACACTTTTTCGGCAGAGGTATGGTTATAAAAACCACAGATGCTGTCATTGGAAAAGAATTCCTATCTTCCTTTGAAAGTACATTAAAAAAATCAGACTTTCTTCTGCTGCACACCGGGTGGTCTTCACGCTGGGGGCATGAATCGTATTTCAGCGATTTCCCTGTACTCGCTCCTGAAGCAGCAGAGTGGCTTTCATCTTTCCCTATTAAAGGAATAGGTGTTGATGCCATTTCAGTTGATCCTGCTGATGCAGGCAATCTCATTATTCATAGAATTCTCCTTGAAAAAGATATTATCATTATTGAGAATCTTATGAATCTTGAAAAACTTCCGGAAACAGGATTTACATTCAGCACATTTCCTTTAAAAATTAAAAACGGAGACGGATCGCCGGTTAGAGCAGCAGCAATGTTTTAA
- a CDS encoding SufD family Fe-S cluster assembly protein, producing the protein MNSNKNTNLIRTLYESVGESHIHPDDVAHIEIHGNKVIGQHLVHGLEVTSKEIEDGVEIYITLRENVKIAKPVIICFGLMHEKGVQNILITTELEKNSSMAVIANCTFPKAIDVLHSMKGEIILGENAQFSYLERHTHSPSGGVTVVPITKAFLNKGSHFRTDFELIKGRVGTIDIDYKAECMENSILEMTTRISGKQNDKIKINEQAYLRGEKARGVLTSNIAVRDNADAEVKNTIIAYAPYARGHVDCKEIVQGNATARAVPIVEVKNPKAHITHEAALGSVDSKQLETLMSRGLSEDEATDLIIEGLLSPEY; encoded by the coding sequence TTGAATAGCAATAAGAATACTAACTTAATCAGGACATTGTACGAGAGTGTAGGAGAAAGTCATATTCATCCGGATGATGTTGCTCACATTGAAATACATGGGAACAAGGTGATCGGGCAGCACCTTGTGCATGGGCTTGAAGTTACTTCAAAAGAGATTGAAGACGGGGTTGAAATATATATCACTCTGAGAGAAAATGTCAAAATTGCCAAACCTGTTATAATCTGTTTCGGCCTGATGCATGAAAAAGGAGTACAGAATATTCTCATAACAACAGAACTTGAAAAAAACTCAAGTATGGCAGTAATTGCAAACTGTACATTTCCCAAAGCAATTGACGTGCTGCACAGTATGAAAGGAGAGATCATTCTCGGTGAAAATGCTCAATTTTCATACCTTGAAAGGCATACTCACAGCCCTTCCGGAGGTGTAACTGTTGTTCCGATAACAAAAGCCTTTTTAAATAAGGGCTCTCATTTCCGCACTGACTTTGAATTAATAAAGGGGCGTGTCGGTACAATTGACATTGATTACAAAGCGGAATGTATGGAAAATTCTATTCTTGAGATGACTACACGTATCAGCGGCAAACAAAATGACAAAATAAAAATTAACGAGCAGGCATATCTTAGAGGTGAAAAAGCAAGAGGTGTGCTTACATCCAATATTGCAGTAAGAGATAATGCAGATGCAGAGGTAAAAAATACCATTATTGCCTATGCACCCTATGCACGCGGGCATGTGGACTGTAAGGAGATTGTTCAGGGGAATGCAACGGCAAGGGCTGTCCCGATTGTAGAAGTTAAGAACCCTAAAGCTCATATAACACATGAAGCAGCCTTGGGAAGTGTTGATTCAAAACAGCTTGAAACTCTTATGAGCCGAGGACTAAGTGAAGATGAGGCAACGGATCTGATAATCGAAGGTCTGTTGAGCCCCGAATACTAA